The following are from one region of the Dreissena polymorpha isolate Duluth1 chromosome 2, UMN_Dpol_1.0, whole genome shotgun sequence genome:
- the LOC127870365 gene encoding leucine-rich repeat-containing G-protein coupled receptor 6-like has translation MMSDQCRVFVWTMLLSSLCPPIQTFLLSGGDICFGICNCVEEMKMWFHYIYESEVKLVRCEERDLRSIPNFAIQNLPSGFYPGGKNFTIDLRSNYIQTVPDKAFGDLPKLSNVDVFGIILYNNSISSLSDSAFLGLENTRVVVDLGLNKFTTFPQALRILRNIELLAIEDNPIMTLDASMIQHISPVLDFSINLTLYDSWPVALNNLHVKYVWFYGFSGNSFQNFNVHGIGHRGIELEIGGTDIVDLSDVICNNQINVSKLWLYDNYKVDIRPFERCSQGTVMQSLLAFELTGIYLARIPNFVHTLTKLEWLSLPFDNIYEINANDFRRLTELKVLYLNNNRIKTIHPNAFDTNTKLRELYLNDNMLTHIPNMVVNLNLEWLAMDAIDCTCSSLQNLKQVNATFAYYVPCFNVPSLPFTPFVKDALAECS, from the exons ATGATGTCAGACCAATGCCGTGTT TTCGTTTGGACCATGCTGTTATCTTCTTTGTGTCCTCCAATACAAACATTTCTGCTGTCTGGAGGGGATATTTGCTTCGGAATCTGCAACTGCGTCGAAGAGATGAAGATGTGGTTTCACTACATATACGAATCCGAAGTAAAACTAGTTCGGTGCGAGGAGAGAGATCTCAGATCTATACCAAACTTTGCAATTCAGAATCTTCCTTCGGGATTCTACCCCGGTGGAAAAAActttacaattgacttgcgtaGCAATTATATACAAACTGTTCCTGATAAAGCGTTTGGTGACCTTCCAAAGCTGTCCAACGTTGACGTCTTCGGAATTATTTTGTACAATAATTCCATATCGTCCTTAAGCGATTCGGCATTTCTTGGTTTAGAAAATACTAGAGTTGTTGTAGATCTCGGACTTAATAAATTCACGACATTCCCACAAGCACTGCGTATTCTAAGAAATATAGAATTGTTAGCAATAGAAGACAATCCCATTATGACCTTAGATGCTTCCATGATTCAACACATCAGTCCCGTGTTGGACTTCAGCATAAATTTGACCTTGTATGATAGCTGGCCAGTAGCACTCAATAATCTCCATGTAAAATACGTTTGGTTCTATGGGTTCTCTGGAAATTCGTTTCAGAATTTCAATGTACATGGCATCGGTCATCGTGGGATTGAGTTAGAGATAGGAGGGACGGACATTGTAGATCTAAGTGATGTGATTTGTAACAATCAAATAAACGTCTCTAAGCTTTGGCTTTATGACAATTACAAAGTAGATATTAGGCCTTTTGAAAGGTGCAGCCAAGGAACGGTCATGCAAAGTCTTTTGGCATTTGAGCTTACTGGTATTTACCTCGCAAGAATCCCCAACTTCGTTCACACACTGACTAAACTGGAATGGCTCAGTTTGCCATTTGATAATATCTACGAAATTAATGCGAACGACTTTCGAAGACTCACAGAGCTAAAAGTATTGTATCTTAATAACAACCGAATCAAAACAATACACCCAAATGCATTCGATACAAACACAAAACTCCGCGAGTTATATCTAAACGATAACATGTTGACGCATATTCCAAATATGGTCGTAAATTTAAATCTTGAGTGGTTGGCAATGGATGCTATCGATTGCACATGCTCCAGTTTGcagaatctgaaacaagtaaatGCAACATTTGCCTATTATGTACCCTGCTTTAATGTACCCAGCCTACCCTTCACTCCGTTTGTCAAAGACGCCCTCGCTGAATGTTCCTGA